A stretch of Streptococcus chenjunshii DNA encodes these proteins:
- a CDS encoding AzlC family ABC transporter permease: MRQNDFYDGVRASFPTALGYVSIGLACGVVGASSGLSPLEMGLMSIIVYGGSAQFVMCAMLLAQASVLSIVLTVFLVNLRHFLMSLHATLIFKDSSLLQNIAIGSLITDESYGVLLGAYSHHKHITVPWMYGNNLTGYLTWVLAVFFSSILGRYIPNPDVFGLDFALIAMFVAIFAAQLEAILMSEKLKKILCILLTVTVAYLTFSLFISESLSVLLATLSGCMVGVFLDES, encoded by the coding sequence ATGCGGCAAAATGATTTTTATGACGGGGTGAGAGCTTCTTTTCCAACGGCTCTGGGCTATGTCAGTATTGGACTTGCCTGCGGTGTAGTTGGAGCAAGTTCAGGTCTTTCACCTCTTGAAATGGGGCTGATGAGCATTATTGTTTACGGCGGCAGTGCTCAGTTTGTAATGTGTGCGATGCTGCTGGCTCAGGCCTCTGTATTGTCTATTGTACTGACTGTTTTTTTGGTAAATCTCAGACATTTTTTGATGAGTCTCCATGCAACACTTATTTTTAAGGACAGTTCCCTTCTGCAAAATATCGCTATTGGCAGTCTGATAACAGATGAGAGCTATGGAGTGCTGCTGGGTGCATACAGTCATCATAAACACATTACAGTACCGTGGATGTATGGGAACAATCTGACCGGTTATCTGACATGGGTTTTAGCAGTGTTTTTTAGCAGTATACTTGGACGCTATATTCCAAATCCCGATGTTTTTGGCCTGGATTTTGCTTTGATTGCAATGTTTGTTGCTATTTTTGCTGCTCAGCTGGAAGCGATACTGATGAGTGAGAAGCTTAAGAAAATACTCTGTATTTTACTGACTGTAACTGTGGCTTACCTGACTTTTAGTTTATTTATTTCTGAATCGCTGTCGGTTTTGCTGGCGACCTTAAGCGGCTGCATGGTGGGGGTGTTCTTAGATGAGAGCTGA
- a CDS encoding AzlD domain-containing protein — MRADTYVLIVILLSGLVTWLPRIAPFILTKYKELPQFLIRFLNYLPVSIIFALTLSSVLTERTGSFPAVKWLEAAAVLPTFWAAVRYKNILLSVLVGVLCMACLRLIF; from the coding sequence ATGAGAGCTGACACTTATGTTTTAATCGTTATCCTTTTAAGCGGCTTGGTGACCTGGCTGCCTCGGATTGCTCCCTTTATTTTGACAAAATATAAGGAACTTCCTCAATTTTTGATTCGCTTTTTAAATTACCTGCCTGTTTCTATCATTTTTGCTCTTACCTTATCTAGTGTTTTGACTGAAAGGACAGGCTCTTTCCCCGCTGTCAAATGGCTGGAAGCTGCGGCGGTTCTGCCGACATTTTGGGCTGCTGTACGTTATAAAAATATTTTATTATCAGTTTTAGTCGGTGTCCTCTGTATGGCTTGTCTGCGGTTAATATTTTAG
- a CDS encoding MarR family winged helix-turn-helix transcriptional regulator, which translates to MFTVIRTIGAVTRAIQTDSNQHFKQLGLNNNLFIYIIRICEKPGMFMAELAEAIQIDRTTAFRTIQKLAERGYFELRDDAHNQKIKRIFPTQKAAAIYPQLHDYEQQQSDYLLADLSSSEQKELARLLSKLKY; encoded by the coding sequence ATGTTTACTGTTATCCGCACTATCGGTGCCGTTACCCGAGCTATCCAAACTGACTCTAACCAGCATTTTAAACAATTGGGACTTAATAATAACCTTTTTATCTATATTATCCGCATTTGCGAAAAACCTGGTATGTTCATGGCAGAATTAGCAGAAGCCATTCAAATTGACCGGACAACTGCTTTTCGTACCATTCAAAAATTAGCCGAACGGGGTTATTTTGAACTTCGAGACGATGCACACAACCAAAAAATCAAGCGAATCTTTCCCACACAAAAAGCTGCGGCTATCTACCCGCAGCTCCATGATTATGAGCAGCAGCAATCTGATTATCTCCTTGCAGATTTGTCATCTAGCGAACAAAAAGAGCTCGCCCGCCTGCTGTCCAAGCTAAAATATTAA
- a CDS encoding threonine aldolase family protein gives MLHFKNDYNEGIHPDLLEALAKTNTENLPGYGRDRYCERAADKIKKAADCPQAQIEFLTGGTQTNQIAIASLLQPYQGVLAAETGHIATHEGGAVEYTGHKVLTLPSHQGKIRIQDVRSYLETFFADENHEHMVFPGMIYISHPTEYGTLYSKAELEALSAICQNYQLSLFLDGARLGYALAAKDTDLDLAAIAQLTDVFYIGGTKMGALAGEALVFTKNNRPAHFTTIVKQHGALLAKGRLLGLQFDRFFTDDLYIEIGCQALALSEQLKAILKEKGYRFYLESPTNQQFIIIHNDKLTELSKELTYSFWEKYDADHMVIRLATSWSTTQEDIDRLKAIL, from the coding sequence ATGTTACACTTTAAAAATGACTACAATGAAGGAATACATCCGGACCTTTTGGAAGCTTTGGCAAAAACAAATACTGAGAACCTTCCTGGTTATGGAAGAGACCGTTACTGTGAAAGAGCTGCAGACAAAATAAAAAAGGCAGCTGACTGTCCTCAGGCTCAGATAGAGTTTTTAACAGGCGGAACTCAGACCAATCAAATAGCTATAGCCAGTCTGCTGCAGCCTTATCAAGGAGTCCTTGCAGCAGAGACTGGCCATATTGCTACCCATGAAGGAGGTGCTGTTGAATATACTGGGCACAAAGTACTCACACTTCCCAGTCATCAAGGAAAAATACGTATTCAGGATGTTCGCAGCTATCTGGAGACTTTTTTTGCGGATGAGAATCATGAACATATGGTTTTTCCAGGAATGATTTATATTTCCCATCCTACTGAGTACGGCACACTTTACAGTAAGGCAGAATTAGAAGCCCTCTCAGCAATTTGTCAAAATTATCAGCTTTCACTTTTTCTGGATGGTGCCCGTCTCGGATACGCTTTAGCGGCTAAGGATACCGACCTTGATTTAGCAGCTATAGCTCAATTAACCGATGTCTTTTATATAGGCGGAACAAAAATGGGGGCTCTGGCAGGTGAGGCGCTCGTCTTTACGAAAAATAACAGGCCTGCTCATTTTACAACAATTGTCAAGCAGCATGGCGCTTTATTGGCTAAAGGCAGACTGCTTGGACTGCAGTTCGACCGCTTTTTTACGGATGATTTATATATAGAAATCGGCTGTCAGGCACTCGCCCTGTCTGAGCAATTAAAAGCTATCCTTAAAGAAAAAGGCTATCGTTTTTATTTAGAATCACCTACAAATCAGCAGTTTATTATTATTCATAATGATAAACTGACAGAGCTGAGTAAGGAATTAACTTATTCCTTTTGGGAAAAATACGATGCTGATCACATGGTGATCCGCTTAGCAACCAGCTGGTCCACTACTCAGGAAGATATAGACCGGCTAAAAGCCATCTTATAG
- a CDS encoding NAD(P)/FAD-dependent oxidoreductase — protein MIHYDTIIIGGGPAGMMAAVSSAFFGQKTLLLEKNKRLGKKLAGTGGGRCNVTNSGSLDDILDSIPGNGRFLYSVFSQFDNQDIIRFFEDNHVKLKEEDHGRMFPVTDKSQTIITCLADKISELGGHVQTNCEVVSVKKAAGLFHIKTNTGKKMVCQKLIVTTGGKSYPSTGSTGFGYEIARHFNLKITDLEAAESPLLTDFPHKHLQGISLTDIKLSYQRHSITHDLLFTHFGLSGPAALRMSSFIKGGETLLLDFLPQMEPAELSGFFEDHRHKTVKNTLKILLPERLADFLAQPFPQKIKQLSPKHIQELIHTIKQFPIKTTAKMSLAKSFVTKGGVSLKEINPKTLESKKTAGLYFAGEVLDINAHTGGFNITAALCTGWVAGSQTPVCTDTDQSLANE, from the coding sequence ATGATACATTATGATACTATTATTATCGGAGGCGGGCCGGCTGGTATGATGGCTGCTGTCTCCTCAGCTTTTTTCGGTCAAAAAACGCTGCTGCTTGAAAAAAATAAAAGACTGGGCAAAAAATTAGCCGGAACCGGAGGCGGCCGCTGTAATGTCACCAACAGCGGCAGTCTCGATGACATACTGGACAGCATTCCCGGAAACGGGCGCTTCCTATACAGCGTTTTTTCCCAATTTGACAATCAGGACATTATTCGTTTCTTTGAAGATAATCATGTGAAATTAAAGGAAGAGGATCATGGACGCATGTTCCCTGTTACCGATAAATCACAGACTATTATTACTTGTCTGGCTGATAAAATAAGTGAGCTGGGTGGCCATGTCCAAACCAATTGTGAAGTTGTTTCTGTCAAGAAAGCTGCTGGTCTTTTTCATATCAAAACAAATACTGGGAAGAAAATGGTTTGCCAAAAACTTATTGTGACTACAGGCGGAAAATCATATCCCTCTACTGGCTCAACTGGTTTTGGCTATGAAATTGCCAGGCATTTCAACTTGAAAATAACTGACCTTGAAGCAGCTGAAAGTCCGCTGCTGACTGACTTTCCTCACAAACATCTGCAGGGCATCTCACTGACCGACATCAAACTGTCCTATCAGAGACACAGTATTACTCACGATCTTCTCTTTACGCATTTTGGCTTATCCGGCCCTGCTGCTTTGCGCATGTCCAGCTTTATCAAAGGCGGAGAAACCCTTTTACTGGATTTCTTACCGCAAATGGAACCGGCAGAGCTTTCAGGCTTTTTTGAGGACCACCGCCACAAGACTGTGAAAAACACCTTAAAAATATTGCTGCCAGAACGGTTGGCTGATTTTTTAGCACAGCCCTTCCCCCAAAAAATCAAGCAGCTCAGTCCTAAACACATACAAGAGCTCATACATACCATTAAACAGTTCCCGATAAAAACGACCGCTAAGATGTCTCTGGCTAAATCTTTTGTCACTAAAGGCGGTGTTTCCTTAAAAGAAATCAATCCTAAAACACTGGAAAGCAAAAAAACGGCCGGCCTTTATTTTGCCGGCGAAGTTCTGGATATTAATGCCCATACCGGAGGATTTAACATTACAGCAGCCCTTTGCACTGGCTGGGTAGCCGGCAGTCAAACCCCCGTTTGCACAGATACTGACCAAAGCTTAGCGAATGAATGA
- the ilvD gene encoding dihydroxy-acid dehydratase, producing MTDKETMKDLRHRSNVYDSMVKSPNRAMLRATGMTDENFEQPIVGVISTWAENTPCNIHLHDFGKVVKEGVKDAGAWPVQYGTITVADGIAMGTQGMRFSLTSRDIIADSIEAAMGGHNVDAFVAIGGCDKNMPGSVIAMANMDIPAIFAYGGTIAPGNLDGKDIDLVSVFEGIGKWNHGDMTAEEVRAIECNACPGPGGCGGMYTANTMATAIEVLGLSLPGSSSHPAESPEKKADIEEAGRAVVNMLKMGLKPSDILTREAFEDAITVTMILGGSTNATLHLLAIAHAANVDLSLEDFNDFQERVPHLADLKPSGKYVFQDLYEVGGVPAVMKYLLANGFLHGDRITCTGKTVAENLAEFADLTPGQKVIMPLENPKRADGPLIILKGNLAPDGAVAKVSGVKVRNHTGPAKVFDSEEAAIDAVLKDEIVDGDVVVVRYVGPKGGPGMPEMLSLSSMIVGKGQGDKVALITDGRFSGGTYGLVVGHIAPEAQDGGPIAYLRTGDMVTVDQDTKEISMAVSDEELERRKSETVIPPLYSRGVLGKYAHTVSSAAKGAVTDFWNKG from the coding sequence ATGACTGACAAAGAGACGATGAAAGACTTAAGACACCGCAGCAATGTCTATGACAGTATGGTGAAATCTCCTAACCGTGCGATGCTGCGGGCTACCGGAATGACAGACGAAAACTTTGAACAGCCGATTGTCGGCGTTATTTCAACTTGGGCAGAAAACACTCCCTGCAATATCCATCTTCATGATTTCGGCAAGGTTGTTAAAGAGGGTGTCAAAGATGCCGGCGCCTGGCCTGTCCAGTACGGAACGATTACCGTTGCGGACGGCATTGCTATGGGAACGCAGGGGATGCGTTTTTCGCTGACATCACGTGATATTATTGCAGATTCTATAGAAGCGGCGATGGGAGGACATAATGTAGATGCTTTCGTTGCTATCGGCGGCTGTGATAAAAATATGCCGGGCTCTGTGATTGCTATGGCCAACATGGATATTCCTGCCATTTTTGCCTACGGCGGGACGATTGCGCCAGGGAACCTTGATGGCAAGGATATCGACTTGGTTTCGGTTTTTGAAGGGATCGGGAAATGGAACCATGGTGACATGACTGCTGAAGAGGTGCGTGCTATTGAATGCAATGCCTGCCCTGGTCCCGGCGGCTGCGGCGGTATGTATACAGCCAATACCATGGCAACAGCTATTGAGGTTTTGGGTCTGAGTTTGCCGGGCTCTTCGTCACATCCGGCAGAATCACCTGAGAAAAAAGCTGATATTGAAGAAGCCGGCCGTGCCGTTGTCAATATGCTGAAGATGGGGCTTAAACCGTCTGATATTTTAACTCGCGAAGCTTTCGAAGATGCCATCACAGTGACTATGATTCTAGGCGGATCGACTAATGCCACTCTCCATTTGCTGGCTATCGCTCATGCTGCCAATGTTGATTTGTCTCTTGAAGATTTTAATGATTTTCAGGAGCGTGTTCCTCACTTGGCTGACTTAAAACCTTCCGGCAAGTATGTGTTCCAAGATCTTTATGAAGTCGGCGGGGTTCCGGCTGTGATGAAATACCTTTTGGCCAATGGTTTCCTGCATGGTGACCGCATAACCTGTACCGGTAAGACTGTTGCCGAAAATCTGGCTGAATTTGCAGATTTAACACCGGGACAAAAGGTGATTATGCCGCTGGAAAATCCAAAACGCGCAGATGGGCCGCTTATCATTCTTAAAGGGAATCTGGCTCCGGACGGCGCAGTTGCTAAGGTTTCAGGTGTTAAGGTGAGAAATCATACCGGTCCGGCTAAGGTCTTTGATTCAGAAGAAGCGGCTATTGATGCTGTCTTAAAGGATGAAATCGTTGACGGTGATGTTGTTGTCGTTCGCTATGTGGGTCCTAAGGGCGGTCCCGGTATGCCTGAAATGCTGTCCCTGTCTTCCATGATTGTTGGGAAGGGGCAAGGGGATAAGGTCGCCTTAATTACAGACGGTCGCTTTTCAGGCGGAACTTATGGACTGGTTGTCGGTCATATTGCTCCGGAAGCGCAGGACGGCGGTCCGATTGCCTATTTACGTACAGGCGACATGGTTACTGTCGATCAGGATACAAAGGAAATCAGTATGGCAGTCTCCGATGAAGAGCTCGAACGCCGCAAGTCAGAGACAGTGATTCCGCCATTATACTCGCGCGGTGTCCTCGGCAAATATGCCCATACGGTATCATCAGCAGCTAAGGGTGCTGTTACAGACTTTTGGAATAAAGGATAG
- a CDS encoding metallophosphoesterase family protein: MRLLHTGDWHIGRQLNNNGINLLEDQKFIFHEMVKLAQKEQVDGVLIAGDLYDRGLPSVDAVQVFNQIINEFLFEAGLPVYAISGNHDSSRRLSFGQEFFRRQQFFLATDLKDAFEPIETADTQIFLLPFIDPIDARIYYKDEEPESLKDIHQAVSRIVKDMTARFNPQKAHLLVTHFAVAKSGDEAALRSQMLSETLRTVGGLTSLNSSIFADFDYVALGHIHTHHASPSENVVYSGSPLIFNKDEAKRKDRKGVYIIDISPDAVSKKFVELPVYRDFLVLEEHFDRLTAKEFYEAYPRQKARFAFDILTKSRQELEGINVRAKLEDIYGSEIIDISIHSREESSRITQSQKRQERLTASEEEIIESFYKEMTDGEAMTAYQKDAVTDILSQLKEK; this comes from the coding sequence GTGAGATTATTGCATACAGGCGACTGGCATATCGGCCGTCAGCTGAATAATAACGGTATCAATTTATTAGAAGATCAAAAATTTATTTTCCATGAAATGGTCAAATTAGCTCAGAAAGAGCAGGTTGACGGTGTGCTTATTGCTGGTGATTTATATGACAGAGGCCTGCCTTCTGTAGATGCGGTTCAGGTCTTCAACCAGATTATTAATGAGTTCCTTTTTGAAGCCGGTCTGCCTGTTTATGCAATTAGCGGCAACCATGACAGCAGCCGCAGATTGTCTTTTGGGCAGGAATTTTTCAGACGGCAGCAGTTCTTTTTAGCGACTGACTTAAAGGACGCTTTTGAACCGATCGAAACAGCTGATACACAGATATTTTTGCTTCCTTTTATTGATCCGATTGATGCCAGAATTTATTATAAAGATGAGGAGCCGGAAAGTCTCAAAGATATTCATCAGGCTGTCAGCCGGATTGTCAAAGATATGACAGCAAGATTCAATCCCCAAAAAGCCCATCTGCTGGTAACACATTTTGCTGTAGCCAAGAGCGGGGATGAGGCTGCCCTCCGTTCGCAGATGTTATCTGAAACACTTCGTACGGTGGGCGGTTTGACCAGTTTAAACAGCAGCATATTCGCTGATTTTGACTATGTGGCTTTGGGGCATATCCACACGCACCATGCCAGCCCGTCAGAAAATGTTGTCTACAGCGGCAGCCCGCTTATTTTTAACAAGGATGAGGCGAAAAGAAAGGACCGGAAAGGGGTTTATATTATTGATATCAGTCCCGATGCTGTCAGTAAAAAATTTGTTGAGTTACCGGTTTACCGTGATTTTCTTGTTTTAGAAGAACATTTTGACCGCTTAACAGCTAAAGAATTTTATGAGGCCTATCCCCGTCAAAAAGCCCGCTTTGCCTTTGATATCCTGACTAAAAGCAGACAAGAGCTCGAAGGTATCAATGTCCGAGCAAAATTAGAAGACATTTACGGCTCTGAAATTATTGATATCAGCATTCACAGCAGGGAGGAATCTAGCAGGATCACACAGTCTCAGAAAAGGCAGGAAAGACTGACGGCCAGCGAAGAGGAAATTATTGAATCGTTTTATAAAGAAATGACAGACGGAGAAGCAATGACAGCCTATCAAAAGGATGCCGTTACTGATATACTGAGCCAATTGAAAGAGAAGTAG
- a CDS encoding AAA family ATPase: protein MKPVKLEMINFGPYRHETIDFTKFEEASLFLISGRTGSGKSSIFDAMLYALYNVSSSDREIGELRSTFADLKDSRTQVIFHFEHQDKLYRVQRTLELKPKKGIDRGKGIGTKEASLVLLDSIDGRELFHLASQNLKTTKSVEELLQLTAEQFKQIILLPQYQFSQFLKSDVEAKREILRQIFGTQIFRDFEEALADRNKLLKQEQKALDDDLDKQFQNKSVWNQAEMESFAQAGEKERWQLAKAYLKKYRDEQHTLAFHVKEAEKQKNKAFENWSEGQQQAQYFDDLKAKEAKYESDILSKEDSHRKDQLLLERLEFADGLKGTYKSFTEAGRKAVQLEQAVSDLNKKAAKKAAEQASYQKKLDTLKQERETQEKNYQSLPEVRQRLDAAQRLQNDQEQVQHSQKQLHALKEKREVLSRQENQNRQKLKAAEQEKERLKERLNALSEAKFKAGLIKHSLDRHVEKQNELLQEQHELEQKLSQAREYLSAAETELSQLQAASRSKKKDQLKLMIAKLQAELAEGEACPVCGSLEHPTHQTLEADEKGLKKLLEETEHLDSLIKTADRKVQALNSTLKDTGSRRTAVIEEQGQIAETVANAYRELQKAVSVSLDSLDFQESYSKETGQAILRAVEAEQKNCAEQRDAQEAAAAELEAAIQENLAEQQSAAQEQSVENDRLQQAEQDIVKLEESYADLRHAAYYQELEETIKTAYEAFMSSLEATETALHQTATAVSALEGSLAAEQNSLAVNNQELAEQERILNEALAQDRALTHDISQLADWLAELDHHRISTISDRISRFEEQKQALSQEIQALKERLEGKTYPDLDILKTQKEEADKNHLNLVEKQGGLGKQLQMMSETIKTIEDRQNQAEQNRQAVQDLEYLNKLVQGQGKNRIRLETYVIQAHLEQILDYANNHYIGLLSSQQFEFLISEKTSGNAQSGLNINIYDKTNNKELPASSLSGGETFIASLAIALSMSEVVQNTSNGALIETLFIDEGFGSLDEETLDKAVAVLETIGENRMVGVISHVKEMKETIEQQLLIEKRIDGSSSVTHRV from the coding sequence ATGAAACCAGTAAAATTAGAAATGATAAATTTCGGTCCTTACCGCCATGAGACAATTGATTTCACCAAATTCGAGGAAGCGTCTTTATTCTTGATCAGCGGCCGGACAGGTTCTGGGAAGTCCAGCATTTTTGATGCCATGCTTTACGCACTCTACAATGTCAGCAGCAGTGATCGTGAAATTGGTGAACTGCGGTCAACTTTTGCTGATTTAAAAGACAGCAGAACACAGGTTATCTTTCATTTTGAACATCAGGATAAATTGTACCGTGTTCAAAGAACTTTGGAGCTTAAGCCCAAGAAAGGTATTGACAGGGGGAAAGGAATCGGCACGAAAGAAGCCAGTTTAGTCCTTTTGGACAGTATTGACGGTCGGGAGCTCTTTCATCTGGCCAGTCAAAATCTTAAGACCACAAAGAGTGTAGAAGAGCTGCTGCAGCTGACTGCAGAGCAGTTTAAACAAATTATTCTTCTGCCTCAGTATCAGTTCAGTCAATTTCTCAAATCAGATGTTGAAGCTAAAAGAGAGATTTTGCGTCAGATTTTCGGCACTCAGATTTTTAGAGATTTTGAAGAAGCGCTGGCTGACAGAAACAAGCTGCTAAAGCAGGAACAAAAAGCTCTGGATGATGATTTAGATAAGCAATTTCAAAATAAATCGGTCTGGAACCAAGCCGAAATGGAGTCTTTTGCCCAAGCCGGAGAAAAGGAGCGTTGGCAGCTGGCTAAAGCCTATCTCAAAAAATATCGGGATGAACAGCATACCCTGGCTTTTCACGTAAAAGAGGCAGAAAAGCAAAAAAACAAGGCCTTTGAAAACTGGTCCGAAGGACAGCAGCAAGCCCAATATTTTGATGATTTAAAAGCAAAAGAGGCAAAGTATGAAAGTGATATTTTGTCCAAGGAAGACAGTCATCGCAAAGATCAGCTCTTACTTGAGCGTTTAGAATTTGCTGATGGTCTTAAGGGGACTTATAAAAGTTTTACAGAAGCAGGGAGAAAAGCAGTTCAGCTGGAACAGGCTGTCTCTGACTTAAATAAGAAAGCAGCAAAGAAGGCAGCCGAACAGGCATCGTATCAGAAAAAACTGGATACCTTAAAACAAGAAAGAGAGACTCAGGAGAAAAACTATCAGAGTCTGCCTGAAGTCCGCCAGCGTTTAGACGCGGCTCAGCGTCTGCAAAACGATCAGGAACAAGTACAGCATTCGCAAAAACAGCTGCATGCTTTAAAAGAAAAAAGAGAGGTTTTAAGCCGGCAGGAAAACCAAAACAGACAGAAGCTTAAAGCAGCCGAACAAGAAAAAGAAAGGCTGAAGGAACGATTAAATGCCCTTTCTGAAGCTAAATTCAAAGCCGGACTGATTAAGCATAGCTTAGACCGCCATGTCGAAAAGCAGAACGAACTGTTGCAAGAGCAGCATGAGTTAGAGCAGAAACTCTCTCAAGCGCGTGAGTATCTGTCAGCTGCAGAAACCGAACTGTCTCAGCTGCAGGCAGCAAGCCGCAGTAAAAAGAAAGACCAGCTGAAGCTCATGATTGCTAAACTTCAGGCTGAACTAGCAGAAGGAGAAGCCTGTCCGGTATGCGGTTCCTTAGAGCACCCCACTCATCAAACACTAGAAGCTGATGAAAAGGGCTTAAAGAAATTGCTGGAGGAAACTGAGCATCTTGACAGCCTGATAAAAACAGCTGACCGGAAAGTTCAGGCTTTAAACAGCACTTTAAAGGATACCGGCAGCAGAAGAACAGCTGTTATTGAGGAACAGGGGCAAATAGCTGAGACAGTCGCAAACGCCTACCGCGAGTTGCAGAAAGCAGTATCCGTAAGTCTGGACTCTCTTGATTTTCAAGAAAGCTATTCAAAAGAAACCGGGCAAGCCATTTTGAGGGCTGTTGAGGCTGAGCAAAAGAACTGCGCAGAACAAAGGGATGCACAGGAAGCAGCAGCTGCTGAACTGGAAGCGGCGATTCAGGAAAATTTGGCAGAACAGCAGTCAGCAGCACAGGAGCAGTCTGTTGAGAATGACCGGTTACAGCAGGCAGAACAGGATATCGTTAAGCTTGAGGAAAGTTATGCGGATTTGAGACATGCAGCCTATTATCAGGAATTAGAAGAGACGATCAAAACAGCCTATGAGGCCTTTATGAGCTCGTTAGAGGCAACAGAAACGGCACTTCATCAGACAGCAACAGCTGTATCCGCTCTGGAGGGCAGCCTGGCAGCTGAGCAGAACAGCCTTGCGGTCAATAATCAAGAACTGGCAGAGCAGGAACGGATACTCAATGAAGCTTTAGCACAAGATCGTGCCTTAACCCATGATATCAGCCAGCTGGCAGATTGGCTTGCTGAACTTGATCATCACCGTATTTCAACAATAAGTGACAGAATCAGCAGGTTTGAGGAACAAAAACAAGCCTTATCTCAAGAAATTCAAGCACTAAAAGAAAGACTTGAAGGGAAAACTTATCCAGACTTAGACATTTTGAAAACACAAAAAGAGGAGGCGGACAAAAATCACCTGAATTTAGTTGAAAAACAAGGCGGTCTGGGCAAGCAGCTTCAGATGATGTCTGAAACCATTAAGACGATTGAGGACAGGCAAAATCAAGCAGAACAGAACAGACAGGCTGTACAAGATTTGGAATATTTGAACAAACTGGTTCAAGGTCAGGGGAAAAACCGTATACGGCTGGAAACTTACGTGATTCAGGCACATTTGGAACAAATCCTTGATTATGCCAACAATCATTATATCGGGCTGCTGAGCAGCCAGCAGTTTGAGTTTCTGATTTCAGAGAAAACAAGCGGCAATGCCCAGTCTGGACTGAACATCAATATTTATGATAAAACGAATAACAAAGAGCTGCCGGCCAGCTCGCTGTCTGGCGGTGAAACCTTTATCGCTTCTCTAGCTATTGCTCTGTCCATGTCAGAAGTTGTTCAAAACACAAGCAACGGCGCTCTGATAGAGACGCTCTTTATCGATGAAGGGTTTGGCTCGCTCGATGAGGAAACACTGGATAAGGCTGTTGCTGTACTGGAGACTATCGGAGAAAACCGTATGGTAGGTGTAATCAGCCATGTCAAGGAAATGAAAGAGACAATTGAACAGCAGCTGCTTATTGAAAAAAGAATTGATGGCAGTTCCTCTGTCACACACCGCGTATAG
- a CDS encoding metal-sulfur cluster assembly factor, which yields MRDDIKVNDRAAAIGDKLIEKLETVYDPEIELDIYNLGLIYAIDLDEAGHCRFLMTFTDTNCGCEDTMPAEIVEKLCQIDEINSVAVEITWSPVWKITRISRYGRIALGISPR from the coding sequence ATGCGTGATGATATTAAGGTTAATGACCGTGCTGCTGCTATCGGTGACAAACTAATTGAAAAACTGGAAACGGTCTATGACCCGGAAATTGAACTTGATATCTACAATCTCGGCCTTATTTACGCTATCGACTTAGATGAAGCGGGGCACTGCCGCTTTTTAATGACTTTTACCGACACGAACTGCGGCTGTGAAGATACTATGCCGGCAGAGATTGTCGAAAAGCTGTGCCAAATTGACGAAATCAACAGTGTCGCTGTTGAAATTACCTGGTCGCCTGTCTGGAAGATTACCCGTATCAGCCGCTACGGCCGTATCGCTCTGGGAATCAGTCCCAGGTAA
- a CDS encoding DUF536 domain-containing protein — protein sequence MAIEKTVSELAEILGVSRQAVNNRVKNLPAEDVEKNEKGVTVVNRSGLIKLEEIYKKTIFEDEPIDEETKQRELLEILVDEKNTEITRMYEQLKAKDAQIAAKDEQLRIKDVQIAEKDKQIDQQQQLTLAAMEDSKQLQIELDEAKAEVEEIQTKQEAAKKGFFARLFGGN from the coding sequence ATGGCAATTGAAAAGACAGTTAGCGAGCTAGCTGAAATCTTGGGTGTCAGCCGTCAGGCCGTTAATAACCGTGTCAAGAATCTTCCTGCGGAAGATGTTGAAAAGAATGAAAAAGGGGTTACGGTTGTTAATCGCAGCGGTTTAATTAAACTGGAAGAGATTTACAAAAAAACGATTTTTGAAGATGAGCCCATCGATGAGGAAACGAAACAGCGTGAACTGCTGGAGATTTTGGTAGATGAGAAGAATACAGAAATCACCCGCATGTATGAGCAGCTAAAGGCTAAAGACGCGCAGATTGCTGCCAAAGATGAGCAGCTTCGTATCAAAGATGTTCAGATTGCTGAAAAAGATAAGCAAATAGATCAGCAGCAGCAATTGACACTGGCTGCGATGGAAGACAGCAAACAGCTGCAGATAGAGCTAGATGAAGCGAAGGCAGAGGTTGAAGAAATTCAGACCAAACAAGAAGCAGCTAAAAAAGGTTTTTTTGCCCGGCTTTTTGGCGGGAATTGA